From the genome of Chania multitudinisentens RB-25, one region includes:
- a CDS encoding sugar ABC transporter substrate-binding protein — MKLKKLIVTSVLMCMLPVSVFAKDIKIGVSMAHFDDNFLTILRQAMQKKMKEDGNVSGQFEDAKGDIAQQIQQVENFVSQGVDAIILNPVDTQGVKPMIKLAENAKIPLVFVNRRPEATLPAGMAYVGSDSKLAGKLQMEELIKQMNGKGNVMILLGELSSEATRDRTRGVEEVVAQYPGVHIIDKQTAKFFRKEAVDVTTDWILSGQQIDVIVSNNDEMAIGAILALKQAKKTGVLVAGIDGTPDALEFIKKGDLSLSIFQDAKGQGEGAVQTAIQLVKGEKVESSVMIPYQLITQANYQQFADNK; from the coding sequence ATGAAGCTGAAGAAATTGATCGTCACCTCGGTATTGATGTGTATGTTGCCAGTCAGTGTCTTTGCCAAAGACATCAAAATCGGCGTATCAATGGCGCATTTTGATGACAACTTCCTCACCATTTTGCGCCAGGCCATGCAAAAAAAAATGAAAGAAGATGGCAACGTCAGTGGTCAGTTTGAAGATGCTAAAGGTGATATCGCTCAACAGATCCAGCAGGTGGAAAACTTCGTCAGCCAGGGTGTTGATGCCATTATCCTCAATCCGGTAGATACCCAAGGGGTGAAGCCGATGATCAAACTGGCGGAAAACGCCAAAATCCCACTGGTGTTCGTCAACCGCCGCCCTGAGGCCACGTTGCCCGCCGGGATGGCCTATGTAGGTTCCGATTCTAAGCTGGCCGGAAAGCTACAAATGGAAGAACTGATCAAACAGATGAACGGCAAAGGTAACGTTATGATCCTGTTGGGTGAGCTTTCCAGCGAAGCAACCCGCGACCGTACTCGCGGCGTAGAGGAAGTGGTGGCCCAGTATCCAGGGGTTCATATCATTGATAAACAAACGGCCAAGTTTTTCCGCAAAGAAGCGGTGGATGTGACCACGGATTGGATACTTTCCGGCCAGCAGATTGATGTGATTGTTTCCAATAACGATGAAATGGCGATTGGCGCTATTTTGGCGCTGAAACAGGCGAAGAAAACCGGTGTGTTGGTGGCCGGGATTGATGGCACCCCGGACGCATTGGAATTTATCAAGAAAGGCGATCTTAGCCTCAGCATCTTCCAGGATGCCAAAGGCCAGGGCGAGGGGGCAGTACAAACCGCCATCCAACTGGTGAAGGGTGAAAAAGTGGAGAGCAGTGTGATGATCCCTTATCAGTTGATCACTCAGGCCAACTACCAGCAATTTGCTGATAACAAGTAA
- a CDS encoding aminotransferase class IV family protein, giving the protein MSIDSTSFIVQRNGQTVTLNELTPLAFAGFAHFTAMQVRGGKIRGLDLHLKRLRMASEVMFGVALLDERLCFYLRTALASSPLDVSLTVTLYLPAGEFTVAAAGAEPDVLIRTGPASQGPAGPLALAVVEYERVLPEIKHVGEVGKTHFLRQAVAQGDDDAVFIDRFGRLSEATIWNLAFWDGASVVWPEAKMLGGTTMNIVRRQLARLDIPQRVQEITLADLPSMAGCVVMNSWTPGIAVKRIGSVMIPEAPEFLALLHRAYQAEILSQP; this is encoded by the coding sequence ATGTCTATTGATTCCACTTCTTTTATCGTTCAACGCAATGGTCAAACGGTGACGCTGAACGAGTTAACCCCACTGGCTTTTGCTGGTTTTGCACATTTTACTGCTATGCAAGTGCGAGGAGGCAAAATACGCGGCCTTGATCTGCACCTTAAACGGTTACGGATGGCTTCGGAGGTGATGTTTGGTGTGGCTCTGCTCGACGAGCGCCTGTGTTTTTATTTGCGCACGGCACTAGCAAGTAGCCCGCTGGATGTTTCCTTAACGGTGACGCTGTATTTGCCTGCTGGGGAGTTTACCGTGGCGGCGGCGGGGGCTGAACCTGATGTGTTGATCCGCACCGGGCCAGCATCACAGGGGCCAGCAGGGCCATTAGCGTTGGCGGTGGTTGAGTATGAACGCGTCCTGCCAGAAATAAAGCACGTGGGCGAAGTGGGCAAAACCCATTTTCTTCGCCAAGCGGTGGCACAAGGTGACGACGATGCCGTATTTATTGATCGCTTTGGGCGGCTAAGCGAAGCAACCATCTGGAATCTGGCTTTTTGGGATGGGGCTTCGGTGGTATGGCCAGAGGCGAAAATGCTGGGGGGAACAACGATGAATATTGTGCGCCGGCAGTTAGCGCGCCTTGATATTCCACAGCGGGTGCAGGAAATCACGCTGGCTGATTTGCCCAGCATGGCGGGATGTGTGGTCATGAATTCATGGACGCCGGGAATCGCAGTCAAGCGTATCGGTTCTGTGATGATTCCAGAAGCCCCCGAGTTTCTTGCGTTGCTTCACCGTGCTTATCAGGCGGAAATACTCAGTCAGCCATAA
- a CDS encoding NlpC/P60 family protein gives MLKSLFSFITVLPFLYTLSASASTSTTTQQDFFNSASAQSGHNDTQRLNKILTHYDEWEGVRYKLGGSTRKGIDCSAYMQRIFADEFDLNLPRSSQEQMKLGAKVAKENLNTGDLVFFKTSARERHVGVYIGEGKFVHASSKVGVTVSRLDNQYWKTRYVQARRIHHTEA, from the coding sequence ATGCTAAAGAGTTTGTTTTCATTTATTACGGTTTTACCCTTTTTATACACGTTATCTGCTTCAGCAAGTACCAGTACCACAACTCAGCAGGATTTTTTTAATTCAGCTTCTGCTCAATCAGGCCATAACGACACGCAGAGACTTAACAAAATCCTGACACATTATGATGAGTGGGAAGGAGTACGCTATAAACTTGGCGGTAGTACACGCAAAGGCATTGATTGCTCAGCCTATATGCAACGTATTTTTGCCGATGAATTTGACCTCAATCTGCCAAGAAGCTCTCAGGAACAGATGAAACTGGGTGCTAAAGTCGCCAAAGAAAATTTAAATACTGGCGATCTGGTGTTTTTCAAAACCTCAGCTCGGGAACGCCACGTCGGCGTGTACATTGGGGAAGGGAAATTCGTTCATGCCTCCAGCAAAGTTGGCGTCACTGTCTCAAGGCTGGATAATCAATATTGGAAAACACGCTACGTGCAGGCACGGCGTATTCATCATACTGAAGCCTAA
- a CDS encoding DUF2071 domain-containing protein, which translates to MDSNTFLYPKSGRWGRLVNKLLSNRLLLRGRRALLSRLPFLQLASEATDIVYCTWVIDLEAAANWIPAGVRLSQHDGKILFTILTYSHQHFGPRLAGPLRRFFPSPRQSNWRFYIDTLPGNVTHAGTVLFVKNIFDNALYAIGSRLFSDALPSHLAQRFEHSVNDGLYHTTLRSGNGSAPDFHCQAQMSANKHLPATFTPFFDSWDAAVKFLCLQRGAVSYVEDCERLAYAEIELPIDVTSVIPLEVIPNTISSPFLTQIGAVGKPLCFVVPRVEFRVLSEHLL; encoded by the coding sequence ATGGATAGCAACACTTTTCTTTACCCGAAATCAGGCCGTTGGGGTAGGTTGGTCAACAAATTATTATCAAATCGGCTATTGCTGCGCGGGCGCCGTGCTTTGCTATCACGGTTACCTTTTCTGCAACTGGCGAGTGAGGCGACGGATATCGTCTACTGCACCTGGGTCATCGACCTGGAAGCTGCCGCAAACTGGATACCCGCGGGAGTACGACTGTCACAGCACGATGGCAAGATATTGTTCACCATCCTCACCTATTCGCACCAACACTTCGGGCCTAGGTTAGCCGGGCCGTTACGCCGCTTTTTCCCTTCGCCACGGCAGAGTAACTGGCGGTTTTATATCGATACGTTACCCGGTAACGTTACCCACGCCGGCACGGTGCTTTTTGTGAAGAACATTTTTGATAATGCACTGTATGCCATTGGCAGCCGATTATTCAGCGATGCTTTACCTTCTCACCTGGCCCAACGTTTTGAACATTCAGTTAATGATGGGCTATACCACACCACGTTGCGATCGGGTAATGGTAGTGCACCTGATTTTCACTGCCAGGCACAGATGAGCGCCAATAAGCACTTACCCGCAACCTTTACTCCGTTCTTTGATTCCTGGGATGCTGCGGTGAAATTTTTGTGCCTGCAACGCGGTGCAGTTTCCTATGTCGAAGACTGTGAACGTCTTGCTTACGCAGAAATCGAATTACCCATCGATGTAACCTCGGTCATCCCATTAGAGGTTATACCGAACACCATCAGTAGCCCGTTTCTTACCCAGATTGGCGCTGTAGGTAAGCCGTTATGCTTTGTTGTGCCACGGGTGGAGTTTCGCGTGTTGTCTGAGCATTTGTTGTAG
- a CDS encoding sugar ABC transporter ATP-binding protein gives MYPYVLEAEGISKQFPGVKALDKVSIKIKPGSVHALMGENGAGKSTLMKCLIGIYHPDAGVIKIKGQPVAFSDTLEALHSGISMIHQELNLVPHMTVAENIWLGREPAWLGFVNHDELNQKTHELLLRLNIKLQPGELVGDLSIANQQMVEIAKAVSYNADVLIMDEPTSALTEGEVVHLFAIIRELREQGKGIIYISHKMDEIFAITDEVSIFRDGTFIASDKTENLTKQSLIAMMVGRELTQMFPKFNNNIGEEVLRVEGLRRAGWFHDITFNLKRGEILGVAGLVGAGRSEVMESLFGMHPAEGGKILIEGQVVKIDSPSKAIDQGLAFLTEDRKKSGLFLVLSVVENMSIVNLSEYIGKNGFVSHVQMAKDCMEQIKKLNIKTPTMDQIINNLSGGNQQKVLIARWLLAQPKILILDEPTRGIDVGAKAEIYRLISELANRGVAIILVSSELPEILGMSDRIMVMHDGRVTGILDKDEADQEKIMALASE, from the coding sequence ATGTATCCTTATGTACTTGAAGCTGAGGGCATCAGTAAGCAGTTCCCCGGCGTTAAAGCGTTGGATAAAGTTTCCATTAAAATTAAGCCGGGTAGCGTGCATGCGTTAATGGGTGAAAACGGTGCCGGTAAATCGACGCTGATGAAATGTTTGATTGGTATTTATCACCCAGATGCGGGGGTTATTAAAATAAAAGGCCAGCCGGTGGCGTTCAGCGACACATTGGAAGCTCTGCATTCAGGGATTTCGATGATTCATCAGGAGCTGAATCTGGTGCCGCATATGACGGTGGCAGAAAATATTTGGCTGGGTCGTGAACCGGCTTGGCTGGGTTTTGTGAATCACGATGAACTTAATCAGAAAACTCACGAACTATTACTGCGGCTCAATATTAAATTACAACCGGGGGAGCTGGTAGGGGATTTAAGTATTGCCAACCAACAGATGGTGGAAATTGCCAAGGCTGTTTCTTATAACGCTGATGTGTTAATCATGGATGAGCCCACTTCGGCATTAACCGAAGGAGAAGTGGTTCATCTATTTGCCATTATTCGCGAACTGCGTGAACAGGGTAAAGGGATTATTTATATCAGCCATAAGATGGATGAAATCTTTGCGATTACCGATGAGGTGAGTATTTTTCGCGATGGCACTTTTATTGCCAGTGATAAAACTGAAAATCTGACCAAACAATCGCTGATCGCCATGATGGTTGGCCGTGAATTAACCCAGATGTTCCCCAAATTCAATAATAATATCGGCGAAGAGGTGTTGCGTGTTGAAGGGTTGCGCCGTGCAGGCTGGTTTCACGATATCACCTTCAATCTGAAACGTGGTGAGATCCTGGGCGTTGCCGGGCTGGTGGGGGCTGGCCGCAGTGAAGTAATGGAAAGCCTGTTTGGTATGCACCCGGCAGAGGGGGGGAAAATATTGATTGAAGGCCAAGTGGTGAAGATCGATTCACCGTCAAAAGCTATTGATCAAGGGTTGGCCTTTCTCACCGAAGATCGTAAAAAATCCGGGCTGTTTCTGGTGTTATCGGTTGTGGAAAATATGAGCATTGTGAACCTCTCCGAATATATCGGCAAAAACGGCTTTGTCAGCCATGTGCAAATGGCCAAAGACTGCATGGAACAGATTAAAAAGCTCAATATTAAAACCCCCACCATGGATCAGATTATTAATAATCTTAGCGGTGGTAATCAGCAAAAAGTATTAATTGCCCGTTGGTTATTAGCTCAGCCGAAAATATTAATCCTCGATGAGCCAACGCGCGGTATTGACGTTGGAGCCAAGGCAGAAATATATCGCTTAATCAGCGAGCTGGCGAACCGTGGCGTGGCTATTATCTTGGTTTCGTCAGAACTGCCAGAAATCCTTGGAATGAGCGATCGCATTATGGTGATGCATGATGGACGAGTTACCGGAATTCTGGATAAAGATGAAGCAGATCAGGAAAAAATTATGGCACTGGCCTCGGAATAA
- a CDS encoding ABC transporter permease, translating into MNNVKLEESLAVVQPNKTTLFSGLSGKMPKDTGIFIVMIGIALIFEILGWVVRDQSFLMNPNRLLLIILQVAIIGIIAVGVTQVIITTGIDLSSGSLIALTAVVAASLAQTSDSISPMYPGLLDLPAAIPIGAGIGVGILCGFINGFLITRTGIPPFIATLGMMVSARGLAQYYTQGNPVSFLSDGFTAIGQGAMPVIIFLVIAVVFHIALKHTRYGKYVYAIGGNMTSAKVSGINVNKYLVTVYTIAGGLAGLAGVVLAARVSSGQSSMGVAYELDAIAAAVIGGSSLMGGVGRITGTLIGAVILGLIKSGFTFIGVDSYIQDIIKGIIIVAAVAIDMRRNRKKA; encoded by the coding sequence ATGAATAACGTAAAATTGGAAGAATCTCTTGCCGTGGTGCAACCGAATAAAACCACGCTGTTTTCCGGCCTGAGCGGCAAAATGCCAAAAGATACCGGTATTTTCATCGTGATGATCGGTATTGCCCTGATTTTTGAAATACTTGGTTGGGTAGTGCGCGATCAGTCATTCCTGATGAACCCCAACCGGTTACTGCTGATCATATTGCAGGTGGCTATTATCGGTATCATTGCGGTGGGGGTAACCCAGGTCATTATCACGACGGGTATCGATCTTTCTTCCGGCTCGCTCATCGCTTTAACGGCGGTGGTGGCCGCCAGCCTGGCGCAAACCTCAGACAGCATTTCACCCATGTATCCAGGCTTGCTCGATCTGCCCGCCGCCATTCCGATCGGTGCCGGGATCGGTGTAGGGATCCTTTGTGGGTTTATTAATGGATTCTTGATCACCCGTACCGGTATTCCCCCTTTTATTGCAACATTGGGAATGATGGTTTCGGCGCGTGGGTTGGCACAGTATTACACACAAGGGAACCCGGTCAGCTTTCTGTCAGACGGATTTACTGCGATTGGGCAGGGCGCCATGCCAGTGATCATTTTCCTGGTGATTGCCGTGGTTTTTCATATTGCCCTGAAGCATACCCGTTACGGTAAATATGTGTATGCCATTGGCGGCAATATGACTTCGGCCAAAGTTTCCGGCATCAACGTGAATAAATACCTGGTCACGGTCTATACCATTGCTGGGGGATTGGCAGGTTTGGCTGGCGTAGTGCTGGCAGCGCGGGTCAGCAGCGGGCAGTCAAGCATGGGGGTTGCTTATGAGCTGGATGCCATTGCCGCTGCCGTTATCGGTGGCAGCAGCCTGATGGGAGGCGTGGGGCGCATTACCGGTACATTGATTGGTGCGGTGATCCTCGGCCTGATTAAAAGTGGCTTCACCTTTATTGGCGTAGACTCCTATATTCAAGACATCATCAAAGGCATCATCATTGTGGCCGCAGTGGCTATTGATATGCGGCGTAATCGCAAGAAAGCCTAA
- the pcaD gene encoding 3-oxoadipate enol-lactonase, whose product MSIDYRLDGPSEAPLLVLSNSLGTTFELWQPQMAALAQQYRVLRYNQRGHGATPLPEAPLTLEILGQDVIALLDKLDVERAYFCGISMGGLTGLWLNRYHPQRFHKLAVANTAARIGNEAGWQQRAQQVRQEGLAPIAATSPARWFTEDFQRDQQPLVTALTEQLARGDAAGYAACCEALAQADLRDAVPYMSAPMLVIAGEHDPVTTVADAQWLAANAPNVTLAVLPTSHISNVACPELFNQQVMQFFAV is encoded by the coding sequence ATGAGTATCGATTATCGCCTGGATGGGCCGAGTGAAGCCCCTTTGCTGGTGCTGTCCAATTCGCTGGGCACTACCTTTGAATTGTGGCAACCGCAGATGGCGGCTTTGGCCCAACAATACCGCGTGCTGCGCTATAACCAGCGCGGACACGGTGCCACGCCGCTGCCGGAGGCTCCGCTGACGCTTGAGATCCTGGGCCAGGACGTGATCGCCTTGCTTGATAAACTGGATGTTGAACGCGCTTATTTCTGCGGTATCTCCATGGGTGGGCTGACCGGGTTATGGCTCAACCGTTATCACCCACAGCGTTTCCATAAACTGGCGGTGGCTAACACCGCTGCGCGCATTGGCAATGAGGCTGGCTGGCAGCAACGCGCGCAGCAGGTGCGCCAGGAAGGATTGGCCCCCATCGCCGCAACCTCTCCAGCGCGTTGGTTTACCGAAGATTTCCAGCGCGATCAACAGCCACTGGTCACCGCGCTGACAGAACAGTTAGCTCGGGGCGATGCGGCGGGTTACGCCGCCTGCTGCGAAGCACTGGCGCAAGCCGATCTGCGTGATGCAGTGCCTTATATGTCAGCCCCGATGCTGGTCATCGCCGGGGAACACGATCCGGTCACCACCGTGGCAGACGCCCAATGGCTGGCCGCCAACGCTCCCAATGTGACACTGGCGGTGTTACCAACCTCACATATCTCGAATGTGGCTTGCCCGGAGCTGTTCAACCAACAGGTGATGCAATTCTTCGCGGTTTAG
- a CDS encoding LysR substrate-binding domain-containing protein, whose product MKRMFPGTRALRTFAAAARHLNFTHAADELGLTPAAVSYQIKEIETQLDIRLFSRTSRSIQLTPAGALLFEATTTALDTLQRATSNAKRISRGASHLHISLGARFATNWLLPRLPKFRAAHPHLELTFDISDQLRDFDADDVDIAIRFGAGNYRGAHAERLFDTAIVPVCNPELLASGIRLKEPRDLLQQTLCYVDCKVENLVWPNWRMWMAAAGIENFDDSRCLAFSESSHVVQAVIEGGAIGLIELAMVNNEIAQGRLIQLFDIGVSLGKDYAYHLVYPESSFEDWRIVAFRQWMLQQSRLQKS is encoded by the coding sequence ATGAAACGCATGTTCCCTGGTACCCGAGCATTGAGAACCTTTGCGGCCGCTGCGCGGCACTTGAATTTCACCCATGCGGCGGACGAGTTGGGGCTGACTCCGGCAGCGGTCAGCTATCAGATCAAAGAAATCGAAACACAGCTGGATATCAGGTTATTTTCACGTACCAGCCGCAGTATCCAACTCACTCCTGCCGGCGCTCTCCTGTTTGAAGCAACTACTACGGCGCTGGATACGCTGCAGCGCGCTACCAGTAACGCCAAAAGAATATCCAGGGGAGCTTCCCATTTGCATATCTCTCTGGGAGCCAGATTTGCCACTAACTGGTTGTTACCAAGGCTACCCAAGTTCAGGGCGGCGCATCCTCATCTGGAACTCACTTTTGACATTAGCGACCAGCTACGGGATTTTGATGCTGACGATGTGGATATCGCCATTCGGTTTGGTGCCGGGAATTACCGTGGGGCTCACGCAGAACGTCTGTTTGATACGGCCATTGTGCCGGTGTGCAACCCAGAGCTGCTAGCAAGCGGTATCCGCCTAAAAGAACCTCGAGATTTACTCCAACAAACACTCTGCTATGTAGACTGCAAAGTCGAAAACCTCGTCTGGCCAAACTGGCGTATGTGGATGGCTGCCGCAGGTATTGAAAACTTTGATGATAGCCGCTGCCTGGCATTTTCCGAATCGAGCCATGTCGTGCAAGCCGTGATTGAAGGCGGGGCAATAGGGCTTATTGAATTGGCAATGGTCAACAATGAAATTGCCCAAGGGCGCTTAATACAGCTGTTCGATATCGGCGTCAGTCTTGGGAAAGATTACGCTTACCACCTGGTTTACCCAGAAAGCAGCTTTGAGGATTGGCGGATTGTCGCTTTCCGCCAATGGATGCTCCAACAGAGCCGTCTGCAAAAAAGTTGA
- the pcaF gene encoding 3-oxoadipyl-CoA thiolase has product MNSAYLCDAVRTPFGKLNGSLATIRADDLAALPLKVLQQRHLALDWSALDDVLLGCANQAGEDNRNVARMALLLAGLPTSVPGCTVNRLCGSSLDAVAMAARTIRTGENHLMIAGGVESMSRAPFVMGKAESAFSRTMQLEDTTMGWRFINPQMKALYGVESMPQTAENVALKFGINRRDQDAFALRSQQRTAAAQESGFFVNQLTEVSIPQKKGEALRFTQDEHPRATTLQALEKLKPVVNPQGSITAGNASGLNDGACALLLASEQGMQQHGLQPLARIVASAVTGIEPSIMGFGPAQAVRKVLKLAGLRLEQMAVIELNEAFAAQALAVTRELGLADDAPQVNPNGGAIALGHPLGASGGRLVMNAAWQLQKTGGRYGLCTMCIGVGQGIALIIERV; this is encoded by the coding sequence ATGAATTCAGCGTATTTATGTGACGCCGTTCGTACCCCGTTTGGCAAGCTCAACGGCAGCCTGGCAACCATCCGCGCCGACGATCTGGCCGCCCTGCCGCTTAAGGTTCTGCAACAACGCCACCTCGCACTGGATTGGAGCGCACTGGACGATGTGCTGCTGGGTTGTGCCAATCAGGCCGGTGAGGATAACCGTAATGTGGCGCGTATGGCGCTGCTGCTGGCAGGTTTACCCACTTCCGTACCCGGCTGCACCGTTAACCGCCTGTGCGGTTCCAGCCTGGACGCCGTAGCGATGGCGGCACGCACCATTAGAACCGGCGAAAACCATTTGATGATCGCCGGTGGTGTGGAAAGCATGTCACGCGCCCCCTTTGTAATGGGCAAAGCGGAAAGTGCTTTCAGCCGTACCATGCAGTTAGAAGATACCACCATGGGCTGGCGCTTTATCAACCCACAAATGAAAGCGCTGTACGGCGTGGAATCTATGCCACAAACTGCCGAAAACGTCGCGTTGAAGTTTGGTATCAATCGCCGCGATCAGGATGCCTTCGCCCTGCGCAGCCAACAGCGCACCGCCGCTGCCCAGGAGAGCGGATTTTTCGTTAACCAGTTAACAGAAGTCAGCATCCCGCAGAAAAAAGGGGAAGCGCTGCGGTTCACTCAGGACGAGCACCCCAGAGCCACCACGTTACAAGCGTTGGAGAAACTGAAACCGGTGGTTAACCCACAGGGAAGCATAACCGCGGGCAACGCGTCTGGCCTTAACGATGGCGCTTGCGCTCTGCTGCTGGCCAGTGAACAGGGCATGCAACAGCATGGCCTGCAACCGCTGGCGCGGATTGTCGCCAGCGCCGTGACCGGCATCGAACCCAGTATTATGGGCTTTGGCCCGGCACAAGCGGTGCGGAAAGTGTTGAAGCTGGCCGGGCTGAGATTGGAACAGATGGCGGTGATCGAGCTGAACGAAGCCTTTGCCGCGCAAGCACTGGCGGTCACCCGCGAGCTGGGGCTGGCAGACGACGCGCCGCAGGTTAACCCGAACGGCGGTGCGATTGCTCTTGGTCACCCACTGGGCGCATCCGGTGGTAGATTGGTGATGAATGCTGCCTGGCAACTGCAAAAAACCGGGGGCCGTTATGGTTTGTGTACCATGTGTATCGGCGTCGGCCAAGGTATCGCCCTGATTATTGAGAGAGTATGA
- a CDS encoding fimbria/pilus outer membrane usher protein: MKALFITLMLLSFPVLAAAPKLVNLIFELEPQGKIPFSVIDDDGCIANTALQKIASLKNLVARQRSCTTFTELSDAGFGVTQFSQLNLVVIQKIQEESQLNEIDEGIDAAFLNYELDRADEDNDRQHSVREYYQLDSGVNLHGWMLRHSGHYDKQDGQQGWLNDSLAVSRNLLSMGSVLKLGDGNGSSDIFSSNPRTGVAIYSDDRLLPKGKRPVMGNIQGVARTAAEVTIQQGDRILLRKRVKPGQFSFKDVEVADYENLLMMMVRESDGTITVTTIPLLVLPTITAEGNTKYDFFVGKTRPELWETATSKPYSQLTAVYGLTKTTSAYGGYLYGNNYFSGALGAGFNLRQAGLLSVDYKGVRYRNNRDEDKYGDAIKARYAVGGLSGNLTTNIQGSYYPNSKYLSLTEYQETQTEDPEYPFMSEMYAKRKYQLEVNLQYNLPKGSLFSSLSNSWDRDQSRMTTFNTGLTLLHKGVSYSAFVMYMKGSSYSENRIVNLNVGIPLNIFENNNLRLQPGLNSNNGEITKSVMVSGSSLRDSSLSYNGSFDERYDQTSVFANYQYSAGDTTLRYLHAPDKERINYNQTGSVVLHSKGVTLGQRVGDTFGIVCIEQSPGIGIINQIGLTTNSQGCAVVSNFAAYNNNRVAIDPVTLPAGKMIANDEDIYPADGAVVLRKYQLKDIPQL; the protein is encoded by the coding sequence GTGAAAGCGCTATTTATTACACTTATGCTTCTCAGTTTTCCGGTACTTGCTGCGGCGCCTAAGCTTGTCAATCTCATTTTTGAGCTGGAACCGCAGGGGAAAATCCCTTTCAGCGTCATCGATGATGATGGCTGTATCGCTAATACTGCACTGCAAAAGATCGCCAGCCTGAAAAATCTTGTTGCCAGGCAGCGCAGTTGCACTACGTTCACGGAACTGAGTGACGCAGGGTTTGGCGTCACCCAATTTAGCCAGTTAAATCTGGTGGTTATTCAAAAAATTCAGGAAGAAAGTCAGCTTAATGAGATTGACGAGGGCATTGATGCTGCATTCCTCAACTATGAATTAGATAGGGCGGATGAAGATAACGATCGCCAGCATAGTGTCAGAGAATATTACCAGCTCGACTCCGGGGTTAATTTGCACGGCTGGATGCTCAGGCACAGTGGTCATTATGATAAACAAGATGGGCAACAAGGCTGGCTTAACGATTCGCTGGCGGTGAGCCGCAATCTTCTGTCGATGGGCTCGGTCTTAAAGCTGGGTGATGGTAATGGTAGCAGCGATATTTTTAGCAGTAACCCGCGCACGGGGGTAGCGATATATAGCGATGACCGCCTCTTACCAAAAGGTAAACGCCCGGTCATGGGGAATATCCAAGGGGTAGCTCGCACGGCGGCTGAGGTGACAATTCAGCAAGGTGACCGTATTTTGCTGAGAAAACGTGTTAAACCGGGCCAATTCAGCTTCAAGGATGTAGAAGTGGCCGACTATGAAAACCTGCTGATGATGATGGTACGGGAATCTGACGGCACGATAACGGTGACGACAATCCCTTTGTTGGTTTTGCCAACGATCACCGCAGAGGGTAATACCAAATATGATTTCTTTGTTGGGAAAACCCGGCCCGAACTTTGGGAAACCGCTACTAGCAAACCTTATTCGCAGCTAACGGCTGTCTATGGTTTAACTAAAACAACCTCTGCCTATGGCGGTTATCTCTACGGTAATAACTATTTCTCCGGTGCGTTAGGGGCTGGCTTCAATTTACGCCAGGCTGGGTTACTGTCTGTTGATTATAAAGGGGTACGTTATCGTAACAACCGTGATGAAGACAAATACGGCGATGCAATTAAAGCGCGCTATGCGGTTGGCGGGCTGAGTGGAAACCTGACAACGAATATTCAGGGGAGTTACTACCCGAACAGTAAATACCTTTCGCTGACAGAATACCAGGAGACACAGACAGAAGATCCTGAGTATCCTTTTATGTCCGAGATGTATGCCAAGCGCAAATATCAACTGGAAGTTAACTTGCAGTATAACCTGCCTAAAGGCTCGCTATTCAGCTCTCTATCGAACAGTTGGGATCGCGATCAGAGTAGAATGACGACATTTAATACCGGGCTTACCTTGTTGCACAAGGGCGTCAGCTATTCAGCGTTTGTTATGTATATGAAGGGCAGTAGTTATAGTGAGAACCGGATCGTCAATCTTAATGTTGGTATCCCGCTCAATATTTTTGAAAATAATAACCTCAGGTTACAGCCTGGCTTGAATTCCAACAACGGTGAGATAACCAAATCTGTGATGGTTTCCGGTTCATCACTGCGTGATTCGAGCTTGAGTTATAACGGCAGTTTTGATGAGCGCTACGACCAGACATCGGTTTTCGCCAATTATCAATACAGTGCCGGTGATACCACATTGCGCTATCTGCATGCCCCTGATAAAGAGCGAATAAACTACAACCAGACCGGCAGTGTGGTTCTGCATTCCAAAGGGGTGACGTTAGGGCAACGCGTTGGCGATACCTTTGGCATTGTTTGCATTGAACAGTCACCAGGGATTGGGATCATCAACCAGATTGGCTTAACGACCAATAGCCAAGGATGCGCGGTGGTAAGTAATTTCGCTGCCTACAACAACAACCGGGTTGCCATTGATCCAGTGACTCTGCCTGCGGGTAAAATGATTGCCAATGATGAAGATATTTACCCTGCGGATGGGGCCGTGGTATTGAGAAAATATCAACTCAAGGATATTCCACAACTTTAA